The Ciconia boyciana chromosome 2, ASM3463844v1, whole genome shotgun sequence genome has a segment encoding these proteins:
- the LOC140647939 gene encoding ovalbumin-related protein X-like — translation MGSISAANAEFCFDVFKELKVHHANDNIFYSPLSIIAALAMVYLGARGNTEYQMEKVLHFDKIAGLGGTIQTKCGKSVNIHLLFKELLSDITAPKANYSLHIANRLYAEKTCPVLPIYLKCVKKLYRAGLEMVSFKTASDQARQLINSWVENQTNGQIQDFLEPGSVDLDTVLVLVNAIYFKGIWKTAFKEEDTQEFSFSMTKQESRPVQMMCQNSTFKVAAVAAEKMKILELPYASGELSMLVLLPDDVSGLEQLENKINFEKLTEWTSPNVMEKKRVKVYLPRMKIEEKYNLTSVLTALGMTDLFSPSANLSGISSAESLKISEAIHEAYMEVNEEGTEVAASAGVMGDIKHSTEFDEFRADHPFLFLIKHNPTNIILFFGRYCSP, via the exons ATGGGCTCCATCAGTGcagcaaatgcagaattttgttttgatgtatTCAAAGAGCTGAAAGTCCACCATGCCAACGACAACATCTTCTATTCCCCCCTGAGCATCATTGCAGCCTTGGCCATGGTTTATTTGGGAGCAAGAGGTAACACTGAGTATCAGATGGAGAAG GTTCTTCACTTTGACAAAATTGCAGGACTTGGAGGAACTATTCAGACCAAG TGTGGCAAGTCTGTGAATATCCACCTACTGTTTAAAGAACTTCTCTCTGATATCACTGCACCAAAAGCCAATTATTCACTCCACATTGCCAACAGACTCTATGCTGAAAAGACATGTCCAGTCCTACCG ATCTACTTAAAATGTGTGAAGAAACTGTACAGAGCAGGTCTGGAAATGGTCAGCTTCAAAACAGCATCAGATCAAGCCAGACAGCTCATTAATTCTTGGGTGGAAAATCAGACAAACG GCCAGATCCAAGATTTCCTTGAACCAGGCTCTGTTGATCTTGATACTGTGCTGGTCCTTGTGAATGCCATTTACTTCAAAGGGATATGGAAGACAGCATTTAAAGAAGAAGACACTCAGGAATTTTCCTTCAGCATGACAAAG CAAGAAAGCAGACCTGTGCAAATGATGTGTCAGAACAGTACCTTCAAAGTGGCAGCGGTggctgcagagaaaatgaagatcCTGGAGCTTCCATACGCCAGTGGAGAGCTGAGCATGTTGGTGCTGTTGCCTGATGACGTCTCTGGCCTGGAGCAG CTTGAGAACAAAATCAACTTTGAAAAACTTACGGAGTGGACCAGTCCCAATGtgatggaaaagaagagagTGAAAGTGTACCTCCCACGCATGAAGATTGAGGAAAAATATAACCTCACATCTGTCTTAACCGCCTTGGGTATGACCGACCTGTTCAGTCCTTCGGCCAATCTATCTGGCATCTCTTCAGCAGAGAGCCTGAAGATATCTGAGGCCATCCATGAGGCATACATGGAAGTCAATGAAGAGGGCACTGAGGTGGCAGCTTCAGCGGGTGTGATGGGAGACATCAAACATTCCACTGAGTTTGATGAGTTTAGGGCTGAccaccctttccttttcttgatcAAACACAATCCAACCAACATCATCCTCTTCTTTGGTAGATATTGTTCCCcctaa
- the LOC140647940 gene encoding ovalbumin-related protein Y-like, translating into MGSISAANAEFCFDVFKELKVHHANDNIFYSPLSIISALAMVYLGARGNTQSQMEKVLHFDNVTGVGDTTDSQCGTSEYIHNSFKDLLSDITKPNATYSLKIAERLYIEKTYPVLLEYLECAKKFYKAGLEEVNFKTATEEARQLINSWVEKETNGQIQDFLVSGSVDLDTVLVLVNAIYFKGIWKTAFKEEHTREVPFNVTEQESRPVQMMCQNSTFKVAVVAAEKMKILELPYASGELSMLVLLPDDVSGLEQLENKISFEKLMEWTSPNVMEKKRVKVYLPRMKIEEKYNLTSVLIALGMTDLFSPSANLSGISSAESLKISEAIHEAYMEVNEEGTEVAASAGVMGDIKHSPEFDEFRADHPFLFLIKHNPTNIILFFGKYCSP; encoded by the exons ATGGGCTCCATCAGTGcagcaaatgcagaattttgttttgatgtatTCAAAGAGCTGAAAGTCCACCATGCCAATGACAACATCTTCTATTCCCCCCTGAGTATCATTTCAGCCCTGGCCATGGTCTATCTGGGAGCAAGAGGTAACACTCAATCTCAGATGGAGAAG GTTCTTCACTTTGATAATGTTACAGGAGTTGGAGACACTACTGACTCCCAG TGTGGCACTTCTGAATACATCCACAATTCATTCAAGGATCTTCTCTCAGACATCACCAAGCCAAATGCTACATACTCACTCAAGATCGCTGAAAGACTCTATATTGAAAAAACATACCCTGTTCTTCTG GAATACTTAGAGTGTGCAAAGAAATTCTACAAAGCAGGGCTGGAAGAAGTTAACTTCAAAACAGCTACAGAGGAAGCAAGACAGCTCATTAACTCCTGGGTGGAGAAAGAGACAAATG GACAGATCCAGGATTTCCTTGTGTCAGGCTCTGTTGATCTTGATACTGTGCTGGTCCTTGTGAATGCCATTTACTTCAAAGGGATATGGAAGACGGCGTTTAAAGAAGAACACACTCGGGAAGTGCCCTTCAATGTGACAGAG CAAGAAAGCAGACCTGTGCAAATGATGTGTCAGAACAGTACCTTCAAAGTGGCAGTGGTggctgcagagaaaatgaagatcCTGGAGCTTCCGTACGCCAGTGGAGAGCTGAGCATGTTGGTGCTGTTGCCTGATGACGTCTCTGGCCTGGAGCAG CTTGAGAACAAAATCAGCTTTGAAAAACTCATGGAGTGGACCAGTCCCAATGtgatggaaaagaagagagTGAAAGTGTACCTCCCACGCATGAAGATTGAGGAAAAATATAACCTCACATCTGTCTTAATCGCCTTGGGTATGACCGACCTGTTCAGTCCTTCGGCCAATCTATCTGGCATCTCTTCAGCAGAGAGCCTGAAGATATCTGAGGCCATCCATGAGGCATACATGGAAGTCAATGAAGAGGGCACTGAGGTGGCAGCTTCAGCGGGTGTGATGGGAGACATCAAACATTCCCCTGAGTTTGATGAGTTTAGGGCTGAccaccctttccttttcttgatcAAACACAATCCAACCAACATCATCCTCTTCTTTGGTAAATATTGTTCCCCCTAA